The following proteins are encoded in a genomic region of Parabacteroides pacaensis:
- a CDS encoding RNA polymerase sigma factor has product MANFDKNSPLQIMEKAYRYYYRPLNLYALHYLQDVDLAEDTVQECYVRLWELLNSGREVADLKVYLYRMVKNRCIDLWRKDMPFESSICSAELEATLSDEDSLYRAELEARLWTAIDCLPEKCREALLLSKRDGLKYHEIAQRMGISVNTVENHISKALKILRTKATDIYFFFFG; this is encoded by the coding sequence ATGGCCAATTTTGACAAAAATTCTCCGCTTCAAATCATGGAAAAAGCTTACCGGTATTATTACCGGCCACTCAATCTGTATGCACTTCATTATTTACAAGATGTGGATTTGGCTGAAGATACCGTGCAGGAATGTTACGTCCGGTTATGGGAACTGCTGAACAGTGGCAGAGAAGTGGCGGATTTGAAAGTATATCTTTACCGGATGGTCAAAAACCGATGCATCGACTTGTGGCGGAAAGATATGCCTTTCGAATCGTCTATCTGCTCTGCGGAATTGGAAGCTACCCTAAGCGACGAAGACAGTTTATATCGGGCCGAACTGGAAGCCCGTTTATGGACAGCTATCGACTGTTTGCCTGAAAAATGCAGGGAAGCCTTGTTGCTAAGCAAGCGCGATGGGTTGAAATACCATGAAATTGCCCAACGTATGGGGATCTCAGTCAACACAGTTGAAAATCACATCAGTAAAGCACTGAAAATATTGAGAACAAAAGCTACCGACATTTATTTTTTCTTTTTCGGATAA
- a CDS encoding TonB-dependent receptor domain-containing protein: MKRLVTGLWLAVLLMMCPFHMARAQEKLTKGTLTLKDMMNRIEAEKQVSFVYDAAINTNMLYKGTLPASLSLEEALERIFHETGITWKIKKNYVMLYKEKKQFTLNGYVFQKNGESLINATIFDRITGLGTLTNAYGYYSFTLPAGEHLVSVSYVGFQDTVFTVNLTSNLTEDIYLEDLPTLGEIVVTGDLNSQINTPQTGKVTLSKQELNTEFSLMSSPDLVKSLQRLPGVNSGTELISGLYVHGGTNDGNLFLIDGNPLYQVNHLGGLFSAFNTDIIKTVDFYKSGFPARYGGRLSSVTDVRTNDGDMQEYHGSFSIGLLDGRIQLEGPIIKNKTSFNFAMRRSWADLITSVGCAIINSKSQDEHINYRYAFHDINAKLTHRFSDRSRMFLSVYSGDDLMKIVDNMTEKNLLLPTADTNMWENWFKLRWGNITTSLNWNYVFSPKWFSNFTLVYSRNKSKYENYDDNRYFKDGESTGVTHTEDGSRSTIDDTGYRLEFDYRPLTSHHIRFGSDYLHHAFRPQSSYSQNFTGSSDATPDTLASHASHFFAGNEFTLYAEDEITLLPQWKVNVGVHYTLFRIENKNYHAVDPRIATQIAVGSQASVKFSYTEMNQFVHQLSNTYLNLPIDYWVPSTRQVRPMRSRQWAAGYYARLPYRIRFSVEGYYKTMSRMLEYSGGNSLTPSVENWENLVEVGKGRAYGAEFSLSYAGKNTTVDAAYTLSWSERKFNAYNRGNWYPDHFDNRHKLNLTVRHRFSRKIEMYAAWTFHTGDRVTVATQQVEEPAIPGVNDKPNTQWVYETANNVVLPAYHRLDLGVNFRHFTRHGHERIWNVSLYNAYCRMNPLYAKIEEKPTGGYMGKATGIFPIIPSFSYTLKF; this comes from the coding sequence ATGAAAAGATTGGTGACGGGCCTATGGCTTGCCGTCCTGTTAATGATGTGTCCTTTTCACATGGCAAGGGCACAGGAAAAACTTACTAAAGGAACACTTACTTTGAAAGATATGATGAACCGGATCGAAGCTGAAAAGCAGGTAAGTTTTGTTTATGATGCTGCTATTAATACAAATATGCTTTATAAAGGAACTCTACCAGCCTCGCTTTCATTGGAAGAAGCTTTAGAACGGATATTTCACGAAACAGGTATTACATGGAAGATCAAAAAAAACTATGTCATGCTATACAAAGAGAAAAAGCAGTTTACTCTTAACGGATATGTTTTTCAGAAAAACGGGGAAAGCTTGATTAATGCTACAATCTTCGACCGGATTACCGGCTTGGGAACACTTACTAATGCATACGGCTATTATAGTTTTACCCTACCCGCAGGTGAACACCTAGTGTCGGTTTCCTACGTCGGTTTCCAAGATACGGTATTTACAGTAAATCTGACAAGTAATCTTACCGAGGACATTTATCTGGAAGATTTACCGACGCTTGGAGAAATAGTTGTAACGGGTGATTTGAACTCACAGATCAACACGCCACAAACCGGTAAAGTAACCTTAAGCAAGCAAGAGCTGAATACAGAATTTTCCCTGATGAGTTCACCCGACTTGGTGAAGTCGTTACAACGATTACCCGGTGTGAATTCGGGTACGGAATTGATTTCAGGCTTATATGTGCATGGCGGAACTAACGATGGTAATCTTTTCCTGATCGACGGCAACCCTCTTTATCAGGTGAATCACCTAGGCGGTTTGTTTTCCGCTTTCAATACGGATATCATCAAAACGGTAGACTTTTATAAAAGCGGTTTTCCTGCACGTTATGGAGGTAGGCTTTCATCAGTGACCGATGTGCGGACAAATGACGGCGATATGCAAGAATACCACGGTTCGTTCTCAATTGGATTACTGGACGGACGAATCCAACTTGAAGGACCGATCATCAAAAACAAAACGTCTTTTAACTTCGCCATGCGGCGGAGTTGGGCAGACTTGATCACTTCCGTGGGTTGCGCCATTATTAATTCAAAATCGCAAGACGAGCATATAAATTACCGGTATGCGTTTCACGATATCAATGCTAAACTTACACACCGCTTTTCTGACCGGAGTCGGATGTTTCTGAGCGTTTATTCAGGAGATGACCTGATGAAGATTGTAGATAATATGACTGAAAAAAATCTACTTTTGCCTACTGCCGATACCAACATGTGGGAAAACTGGTTTAAATTGAGATGGGGAAATATTACTACTTCACTCAATTGGAACTATGTGTTTTCACCCAAATGGTTTTCCAATTTCACACTTGTATATTCGAGGAACAAATCGAAATATGAAAATTACGATGACAACAGGTATTTTAAAGACGGAGAAAGTACCGGTGTCACACATACCGAAGACGGAAGCCGTTCGACAATCGATGATACCGGTTATCGTCTGGAATTCGACTACCGCCCGCTTACCTCCCATCATATCCGTTTTGGTTCCGATTACCTGCATCATGCTTTCCGGCCGCAAAGCAGCTATTCCCAAAACTTTACCGGATCATCCGATGCAACACCGGATACGCTTGCCAGTCATGCCTCCCATTTTTTTGCAGGCAACGAATTTACCTTGTACGCGGAAGATGAAATTACTTTGCTACCTCAGTGGAAAGTAAATGTAGGTGTACATTACACGCTTTTCCGGATTGAAAACAAAAACTATCATGCTGTCGATCCTCGAATCGCTACCCAAATTGCCGTGGGTAGCCAAGCATCGGTAAAATTTTCTTATACTGAAATGAATCAATTCGTGCACCAACTCAGCAACACTTATCTGAACCTACCGATCGACTATTGGGTTCCTTCTACCCGGCAGGTACGTCCGATGCGTTCCCGCCAATGGGCTGCCGGATATTATGCCCGATTGCCTTACCGGATACGGTTTTCCGTGGAAGGATATTACAAAACGATGAGCCGGATGCTGGAATATAGTGGGGGAAATTCGCTCACCCCGTCGGTAGAAAATTGGGAAAATCTAGTGGAGGTCGGCAAGGGACGAGCTTATGGAGCAGAGTTTTCTCTCTCCTATGCAGGAAAAAATACTACCGTCGACGCTGCCTATACTTTATCGTGGAGTGAACGCAAATTCAATGCTTATAATCGAGGGAATTGGTATCCTGATCATTTTGATAATCGCCATAAACTGAATCTTACCGTACGTCACCGATTCAGTCGGAAAATAGAAATGTACGCGGCGTGGACTTTCCATACCGGTGACCGGGTTACCGTGGCGACCCAACAAGTAGAAGAGCCTGCAATTCCGGGAGTAAATGATAAACCGAATACACAATGGGTATACGAAACGGCTAATAATGTGGTATTGCCGGCTTACCACCGGTTAGACCTCGGTGTTAACTTTCGTCATTTCACCCGGCACGGACACGAACGCATCTGGAATGTCAGCCTTTACAATGCCTATTGCCGGATGAATCCGCTGTATGCGAAAATAGAGGAAAAGCCAACCGGAGGGTATATGGGAAAAGCAACCGGTATTTTTCCTATTATTCCTTCTTTCAGTTATACTCTTAAATTTTAA
- a CDS encoding FecR family protein, translated as MDSKEDKYLDFVLRHYRQGKLDTQKAYRKFLNEHAVQVKISKPWRPYLFRVAAVLTGIILGIGLYNWLQASEEWIVCTSEQAVKEVWLPDSTLVTLAPGSSVRYEARAFKSRRDVEMQGKAFFQVKRDPQHPFSVQNDQAEVQVLGTEFQMAGQADTTEVWVQSGKVSFSSRKSKKGIILTRGMSAVLASQEGEPKRIEQASPNTIAWKTGFFVYDNTPLEIVLKELSDYYGIRLSATQTPKHLTGRFSVDNIDEILEIIESTLDIRIEKQH; from the coding sequence ATGGATTCGAAAGAAGATAAATATCTCGATTTTGTGTTACGTCATTACCGGCAAGGCAAATTGGACACACAAAAAGCCTATCGGAAATTCCTGAACGAGCATGCCGTTCAGGTAAAGATAAGCAAACCGTGGCGTCCTTATTTGTTTCGGGTAGCTGCCGTTTTAACCGGGATTATATTAGGAATCGGCTTATATAACTGGTTACAAGCATCGGAAGAATGGATTGTATGTACATCGGAACAAGCTGTAAAAGAAGTGTGGTTACCCGATAGCACACTCGTTACGTTGGCACCCGGCTCATCTGTCCGCTACGAAGCTCGTGCATTTAAAAGCCGGCGAGATGTAGAAATGCAGGGAAAAGCTTTTTTCCAGGTAAAACGTGATCCGCAACATCCGTTCTCTGTCCAAAACGACCAGGCCGAAGTCCAGGTACTCGGAACAGAATTCCAGATGGCCGGTCAGGCAGATACCACAGAAGTATGGGTACAATCGGGGAAAGTGTCGTTTTCCTCCCGGAAAAGCAAAAAAGGAATCATCCTTACCCGCGGCATGAGTGCTGTTTTGGCCTCCCAAGAAGGCGAGCCTAAACGAATAGAGCAGGCTTCTCCCAATACGATTGCCTGGAAGACAGGCTTTTTCGTCTACGACAACACACCTTTGGAGATAGTTCTCAAAGAACTTTCCGATTATTACGGAATACGGCTTTCTGCTACGCAAACTCCGAAACATCTTACTGGCCGGTTTTCCGTGGATAATATAGACGAAATTCTAGAAATTATCGAATCTACCCTGGATATCCGAATAGAAAAACAACATTAA